The proteins below are encoded in one region of Paraburkholderia aromaticivorans:
- a CDS encoding glycine zipper 2TM domain-containing protein, whose product MNTNLTSNQPQRGRIHPLVAGAAVAVILASATGIAAMTGLLPTSHAVTEPALPVTAAEAPIASAPVAAPQPAPVQQTAQQAAPARPPVHHPHRATPVAAPNYANNQGYQAPYDAAAPRPVAAYPYAGEVVAINTVQAPEPTTGLGALGGAVAGGLVGNQIGGGRGKILTTIAGAVGGGFAGNGIEHAVRKQTTYQVQVRMQDGSYRNFSYPTQPAVQIGERVHVSGDSLSAS is encoded by the coding sequence ATGAACACGAACCTCACTTCCAACCAACCGCAACGCGGCCGCATTCATCCGCTGGTTGCCGGCGCGGCTGTCGCCGTCATCCTGGCGAGCGCAACCGGCATCGCCGCGATGACCGGTCTGCTGCCGACTTCGCACGCCGTCACGGAACCCGCGCTGCCGGTCACGGCAGCGGAGGCGCCGATCGCCAGCGCGCCGGTCGCGGCGCCGCAACCGGCTCCGGTTCAGCAGACGGCGCAGCAAGCCGCCCCTGCCCGGCCGCCGGTTCATCATCCGCACCGCGCAACGCCGGTGGCCGCGCCGAACTACGCAAACAATCAGGGCTACCAGGCACCTTATGACGCCGCGGCGCCGCGCCCGGTCGCCGCCTACCCGTACGCGGGCGAAGTGGTCGCCATCAATACGGTGCAGGCGCCCGAGCCGACCACGGGCCTCGGCGCGCTGGGAGGAGCGGTAGCGGGCGGCCTGGTCGGCAATCAGATCGGCGGCGGCCGCGGCAAGATTCTCACGACGATTGCGGGCGCGGTCGGCGGCGGCTTCGCCGGTAACGGCATCGAACATGCGGTGCGCAAGCAGACCACCTACCAGGTCCAGGTCCGCATGCAGGACGGCAGCTACCGCAACTTCAGCTACCCGACGCAACCGGCCGTGCAGATCGGCGAACGCGTTCACGTCTCCGGCGATTCGCTTAGCGCTTCGTGA
- a CDS encoding bifunctional DedA family/phosphatase PAP2 family protein, translated as MEHAYIHLLHLLAGHPGWTLTVIFLAAFLESLAVVGTFVPGSTAMFLAGALIGTGSLSLGWALLWAIAGAIAGDGMSFWIGCRYKDRIVQFWPFCKHPEVLEAGHRFFRKHGAKSVVLARFIGPLRAIVPVVAGMLGMSPLRFYAMNVLSALIWAPAHILPGMIFGASVLLAGAVSFRLVVIIALLVGIVWLSFRAARFLLSHANAWSSAAGQQLGSWACRHPGPFGRFARKMLDPSTPDVSSILLTSLVVLVSGALFFGVLDDVASGDPLTQVDVSVYHFLQSVRTPWSDTVLAGLSTLGSSFTLAALVVTVAVWMLLERRWRTVGYWLAAVVFSQLLIYVLQFAMHRAPPNALMVGAYVFPSNHVAATVIVYGFLAFLLARRVGRLEGVLVAAASAIVVILVALAGLYFGRYWVSDAIGGAALAYIWVAIVALTAMWRHPEAPPERALMPVVVLAVVLVSVGLQVGFSMPTLPPDSALRPPPVLVSQSQWTLSVWKRLPCYRSDMGGDLKEPLTLQWVSNLNSIRGQLRAQGWVEGTDVSAHSLLSLASPNVAAVSLPVLPKLNNGVPSSVVFMRPGDTRDERDVLRFWPSGYAVGNGTSVTPLWVGAFAHERLSRASWPINILRVDREMTSFDAHKKSSAGLDAALVARVSCRGVPVSLLATPTE; from the coding sequence ATGGAGCACGCCTACATCCACCTCTTGCATCTGTTAGCCGGCCATCCCGGCTGGACGCTCACGGTCATCTTCCTGGCGGCCTTTCTGGAGTCCCTCGCCGTCGTCGGCACTTTCGTTCCGGGCAGCACCGCCATGTTCCTCGCCGGCGCGCTGATCGGCACCGGCTCGCTGAGTCTCGGCTGGGCACTCCTGTGGGCGATCGCGGGTGCCATCGCCGGCGACGGCATGAGCTTCTGGATCGGCTGCCGCTACAAGGACCGGATCGTCCAGTTCTGGCCGTTCTGCAAACATCCCGAGGTGCTCGAGGCAGGCCACCGCTTCTTCCGCAAACATGGCGCGAAGAGCGTCGTGCTGGCGCGCTTCATCGGCCCCTTGCGGGCGATCGTGCCGGTGGTGGCGGGCATGCTGGGCATGTCGCCGCTGCGCTTCTACGCGATGAACGTGCTGTCGGCGCTGATCTGGGCGCCTGCCCATATCCTGCCGGGCATGATCTTCGGCGCCTCGGTGCTGCTGGCCGGCGCGGTGTCGTTCCGGCTCGTCGTGATCATTGCGCTGCTGGTGGGCATCGTCTGGCTGAGCTTTCGCGCCGCGCGTTTTCTGCTCTCGCATGCCAATGCGTGGTCGAGCGCGGCGGGCCAACAACTGGGAAGTTGGGCCTGCCGGCATCCAGGCCCGTTCGGCCGTTTCGCGCGCAAGATGCTCGACCCCAGTACGCCGGACGTTAGCAGCATCCTGCTGACGTCGCTGGTCGTACTCGTGTCGGGCGCGCTTTTTTTCGGCGTACTCGACGACGTCGCCAGCGGCGATCCGCTGACGCAAGTGGACGTCTCCGTCTATCACTTCCTGCAATCGGTACGCACGCCCTGGAGCGATACCGTTCTCGCCGGTCTCTCGACGCTCGGCAGCAGCTTCACACTCGCGGCGCTGGTCGTGACGGTCGCGGTGTGGATGCTGCTGGAGCGGCGCTGGCGCACCGTCGGCTACTGGCTCGCGGCGGTGGTGTTTTCCCAATTGCTGATCTACGTGCTGCAGTTCGCGATGCACCGCGCGCCGCCCAATGCGCTGATGGTCGGCGCCTATGTGTTTCCGAGCAATCACGTCGCCGCGACCGTCATCGTGTACGGTTTCCTCGCGTTTCTGCTGGCGCGCCGGGTCGGCCGGCTGGAAGGGGTGCTGGTGGCGGCCGCGAGTGCGATCGTGGTGATCCTGGTTGCGCTCGCGGGACTGTACTTCGGCAGGTACTGGGTGTCCGACGCGATCGGCGGCGCCGCGCTCGCGTATATCTGGGTGGCGATCGTTGCGTTGACAGCGATGTGGCGGCACCCGGAAGCGCCACCCGAACGCGCGCTCATGCCCGTCGTGGTGCTGGCGGTCGTGCTGGTCAGCGTGGGCTTGCAGGTCGGCTTCAGCATGCCTACCCTGCCGCCGGACAGCGCGCTGCGCCCGCCTCCCGTGCTGGTCTCGCAATCGCAGTGGACGCTCTCCGTATGGAAGCGCCTGCCGTGTTACCGCTCGGACATGGGCGGCGACCTCAAGGAGCCGCTCACGCTGCAGTGGGTCTCGAACCTCAATTCGATCCGCGGACAGTTGCGCGCCCAGGGCTGGGTCGAAGGCACGGACGTCTCGGCGCACAGCCTGCTCTCGCTAGCCTCGCCCAATGTGGCGGCGGTGTCGCTGCCGGTCTTGCCGAAGCTCAACAACGGCGTGCCGTCCTCGGTGGTCTTCATGCGTCCGGGCGACACGCGCGACGAACGCGACGTGCTGCGTTTCTGGCCCAGCGGTTATGCGGTGGGCAACGGCACGTCCGTCACGCCGCTATGGGTCGGCGCTTTCGCGCACGAACGGCTGTCGCGTGCGTCGTGGCCCATCAACATTCTGCGGGTCGACCGGGAGATGACCTCGTTCGATGCGCACAAGAAATCGAGTGCGGGCCTGGACGCGGCGCTCGTCGCCCGAGTCAGTTGCCGTGGCGTGCCGGTGTCGTTGCTCGCCACGCCGACGGAGTGA
- a CDS encoding GCG_CRPN prefix-to-repeats domain-containing protein — translation MSTLRTALAGVVMAASALGVSTAHAADGCGPNGWRGTWGHCHYAQPVYVAPRPVIYAAPPVSTYACPPGYWLGPWGHCRDTPYHGRLPNGGWQ, via the coding sequence ATGTCAACACTTCGTACAGCTTTGGCCGGCGTCGTGATGGCCGCGTCCGCTCTTGGGGTGAGTACCGCTCACGCCGCTGACGGCTGCGGCCCGAACGGCTGGCGCGGGACCTGGGGCCATTGCCATTACGCGCAGCCGGTCTATGTCGCGCCACGTCCGGTGATTTATGCAGCGCCGCCGGTCTCGACCTATGCGTGCCCTCCGGGCTACTGGCTGGGCCCGTGGGGTCATTGCCGCGACACGCCGTATCACGGCCGCCTGCCGAACGGCGGATGGCAATGA
- a CDS encoding response regulator transcription factor, whose amino-acid sequence MRILLVEDDLQIGQSLLRALKDADYSVDWVRDGIAGRDAMANAEYTVVLLDLGLPGMSGIELLKSSRAAGNAVPVLILTARDDLDSRVQGLDVGADDYLLKPFDVPELLARIRAVLRRKAGYASSRLGDESLSLDLDKRTLTCNGATTVLSAREFALMLAFLERPGTILSREQLEDRLYGWGKEVESNAVDVLIHSVRKKFGLSVIRNVRGLGWTVMLGEAGKGPAS is encoded by the coding sequence ATGAGAATTCTCCTCGTTGAAGACGACTTGCAGATTGGTCAAAGTCTGCTGCGTGCACTCAAGGACGCCGACTATAGCGTCGACTGGGTGAGAGACGGCATCGCCGGGCGCGACGCGATGGCCAATGCCGAATACACCGTCGTGCTGCTCGATCTGGGCTTGCCCGGCATGAGCGGTATCGAGTTGCTGAAGTCGTCGCGCGCGGCTGGCAACGCGGTCCCGGTGCTGATCCTGACCGCCCGCGACGATCTCGATTCGCGGGTACAGGGTCTCGATGTCGGCGCCGACGACTACCTGCTCAAACCTTTTGACGTCCCCGAACTGCTCGCCCGCATCCGCGCCGTCCTGCGGCGCAAAGCGGGCTACGCATCGTCGCGTCTCGGCGACGAATCGCTCAGCCTCGATCTCGACAAGCGCACGCTGACCTGCAACGGCGCCACGACCGTGCTCTCCGCGCGCGAATTCGCGCTGATGCTCGCGTTTCTCGAACGCCCCGGCACGATCCTGTCGCGCGAACAACTCGAGGACCGTTTGTACGGCTGGGGCAAAGAGGTCGAAAGCAACGCGGTGGATGTGCTGATTCATTCGGTGCGCAAAAAATTCGGACTTTCGGTGATTCGCAATGTGCGAGGGCTCGGCTGGACCGTCATGCTCGGCGAAGCCGGCAAAGGACCGGCGTCATGA
- a CDS encoding alpha/beta fold hydrolase, with the protein MTHLRTLIAATSLLALFSATQPALVEAKTVHYANEKACPVVADRPDHKASIREQIAHTVNGDIAYYRFGHGTPIVLQTGFRATVAEWDAAFLTDLAKRHEVIVFDNRGIGRSEPAASSFSTRDMTLDAAALIDTLRLSDVTFVGWSMGGAIAQQLAFDPPLAVRRIVLMSAPAPGSLGVPVTPDVEATLSGKPGTTFMDVMRVLFPPTAVEAAQRCFRQNMFQPAGYQSPAISATATEGQSALLHDWAGDEAAAAALKNVRLATLILTGADDQVLPKQNSEALAGQIPHAQLLVVRSAGHAMMYQYPHALAAAINAFIATSRPPSSAE; encoded by the coding sequence ATGACGCACCTGCGCACCCTCATCGCGGCGACTTCGCTGCTCGCGCTGTTCAGCGCCACGCAGCCCGCGCTCGTCGAAGCGAAAACCGTCCACTACGCGAACGAGAAGGCCTGCCCTGTCGTTGCCGATCGGCCGGACCACAAGGCGTCGATTCGCGAGCAGATCGCGCATACGGTGAATGGCGACATCGCGTACTACCGCTTCGGCCACGGCACACCGATCGTGCTGCAAACCGGCTTTCGCGCGACGGTCGCCGAATGGGACGCGGCCTTTCTGACCGATCTCGCCAAACGGCATGAAGTGATCGTCTTCGACAACCGCGGCATCGGCCGCTCGGAGCCGGCTGCATCGAGCTTTTCGACGCGGGACATGACGCTCGACGCGGCCGCGCTGATCGACACACTCCGACTCTCCGATGTCACCTTCGTCGGCTGGTCGATGGGCGGCGCGATTGCCCAGCAACTCGCGTTCGACCCGCCGCTCGCCGTGCGGCGCATCGTCCTCATGAGCGCGCCCGCGCCGGGATCGCTCGGCGTGCCGGTGACGCCCGACGTCGAAGCCACGCTGTCCGGCAAACCGGGCACCACCTTCATGGACGTCATGCGGGTCCTGTTTCCGCCCACCGCGGTGGAGGCAGCGCAACGGTGCTTCCGTCAGAATATGTTCCAGCCGGCCGGCTACCAGTCGCCCGCCATTTCCGCGACGGCGACCGAAGGCCAGTCCGCGCTGCTGCACGATTGGGCCGGCGACGAGGCCGCCGCGGCAGCGCTGAAAAACGTGCGCCTCGCCACCCTGATCCTGACGGGCGCCGACGATCAGGTTCTGCCGAAGCAGAACTCGGAAGCGCTCGCCGGGCAGATTCCGCATGCGCAACTGCTCGTCGTGCGTTCGGCGGGCCACGCGATGATGTATCAATACCCGCACGCGCTGGCCGCCGCGATCAACGCGTTCATCGCAACGTCGCGCCCGCCCAGCAGCGCCGAATAA
- a CDS encoding alpha/beta hydrolase yields the protein MNVQHSQPTSTDHGVPHDSQARAHAESWQAAWLRRAIPLVMALHFSSSRRPAPDVHALRLRAHRYSLPGRLAAAWLYPRVRRHADAELKGEWIRPSGASRESEESVVLYLHGGAYYFGSPTTHRALTIELARSTQSAVFALDYSLAPEHPFPAALEDTLRAYRALLARRIAPSSIVFAGDSAGAGLALAALVALRDAGDPLPAGAVLFSPWADLTTIWRASHTVLSMNRTAMEVAADMYLRNVRRFEPLASPARARLHGLPPIHVQTSDAEALSVDARELAARLQRAGIAVEFAQWHAMPHAWQCFSPFVPEARAALAEAAGFIRRCWAGATLR from the coding sequence ATGAACGTTCAGCATTCCCAGCCCACTTCGACCGATCATGGCGTGCCGCACGACTCGCAGGCACGAGCGCATGCCGAAAGCTGGCAGGCCGCCTGGCTGCGCCGCGCGATTCCGCTAGTGATGGCGCTGCATTTCAGTTCGAGCCGCCGCCCGGCGCCCGACGTGCATGCGCTGCGCTTGCGCGCGCATCGCTACAGCTTGCCTGGCCGGCTCGCCGCTGCATGGCTTTATCCGCGCGTGCGCCGTCACGCCGATGCCGAACTGAAGGGCGAATGGATTCGTCCGTCCGGCGCTTCACGGGAATCGGAGGAGAGCGTGGTGCTGTACCTGCACGGCGGCGCGTACTACTTCGGGTCGCCCACGACGCACCGTGCGTTGACCATCGAACTGGCCCGCTCGACGCAATCGGCCGTGTTCGCGCTCGACTACAGCCTCGCACCCGAACATCCGTTTCCCGCCGCGCTGGAGGACACCTTGCGGGCCTATCGGGCGCTGTTGGCGCGGCGCATCGCGCCGAGCTCGATCGTGTTCGCCGGCGATTCGGCGGGTGCGGGTCTCGCGCTCGCCGCGCTGGTGGCGTTGCGCGACGCGGGCGATCCGCTGCCCGCGGGGGCCGTGCTGTTCTCGCCGTGGGCGGATTTGACGACGATCTGGCGCGCGAGCCACACGGTGTTGTCGATGAATCGCACCGCGATGGAAGTGGCCGCCGACATGTATCTGCGCAACGTCAGGCGCTTCGAGCCGCTTGCGTCGCCCGCGCGCGCGAGGCTGCATGGCTTGCCGCCGATTCACGTGCAAACCAGCGACGCCGAGGCGCTGAGCGTCGACGCGCGCGAGCTTGCGGCAAGACTGCAGCGCGCGGGCATTGCCGTGGAGTTCGCGCAATGGCATGCGATGCCGCACGCGTGGCAATGCTTCTCGCCGTTCGTACCGGAAGCGCGCGCGGCGCTGGCCGAGGCTGCGGGATTTATTCGGCGCTGCTGGGCGGGCGCGACGTTGCGATGA
- a CDS encoding DUF3563 family protein has translation MFTELAKKLSALLITTEDHEREAYLASSVDLVDLEHRINVVETHADPARWYGASTPHEWRI, from the coding sequence ATGTTCACTGAACTTGCGAAGAAACTGAGCGCCTTGCTGATCACCACCGAGGACCACGAACGCGAGGCCTATCTGGCGTCGTCGGTCGATCTGGTCGATCTGGAACACCGCATCAACGTGGTCGAAACACATGCGGATCCAGCACGCTGGTATGGGGCCAGCACGCCCCATGAATGGAGGATTTGA
- a CDS encoding carotenoid oxygenase family protein → MNERLDMDGYRANLAPIDFETDCGPLPVRGELPSGLAGVLVRNGPNPLHPDPARHWFAGHGMVHRFEFANGGVTYRNRWVRTQRWVAERAGGAADVTAFGAPPEKAIPGDDGVANTNVLMHGNRLLALEEAHLPVELHSRTLNTLGQVDFGGALQGAFTAHPKVEPDTGELLFFGYGGPDGLGAGMTAGSIDTGGHVTHLPRFDAPYASMVHDFAFSARHLLFPVMPLTASAARMRAGLPPYAWEPQFGSFVGVLRRDGSGEVDWWSGPACFVFHVMNAWEDDACIYIDVMQFDAPPDFTWPDGRAIDGAGHARLCRWTLDRRGQERVFTSTIIADVSGEFPRIDERFAGRPYRHGWLAAHSGDDDGGGLFSQITHVDHANPRALDNYRLADGDATSEPVFVARTIDAAEGDGWILAVVYRGAEQRSDLLVFDALQVAAGPLATVENPHRVPNGFHGNWLAARD, encoded by the coding sequence ATGAACGAACGTTTGGACATGGACGGATACCGCGCCAATCTGGCGCCGATCGATTTCGAAACCGACTGCGGCCCGCTGCCTGTGCGCGGCGAGTTGCCGTCCGGGCTTGCGGGCGTGCTGGTCCGCAACGGCCCTAATCCGCTTCATCCCGATCCAGCGCGGCACTGGTTTGCGGGGCACGGCATGGTCCATCGCTTCGAGTTCGCGAACGGCGGCGTGACGTACCGGAACCGCTGGGTACGCACGCAGCGCTGGGTTGCCGAACGGGCCGGCGGGGCCGCCGACGTCACTGCCTTCGGCGCTCCGCCGGAGAAGGCAATCCCGGGCGATGACGGCGTCGCCAATACCAATGTGCTGATGCACGGCAACCGCCTGCTTGCGCTGGAGGAGGCGCATCTGCCGGTGGAGTTGCACTCGCGGACACTGAACACGCTCGGCCAGGTCGACTTTGGCGGTGCGCTGCAGGGTGCGTTCACGGCGCATCCGAAGGTCGAACCGGATACCGGCGAGTTGCTGTTTTTCGGCTATGGCGGACCCGATGGTTTGGGGGCGGGCATGACGGCCGGCAGCATCGATACGGGCGGGCACGTGACGCATCTGCCGCGCTTCGACGCGCCTTACGCGAGCATGGTCCATGACTTCGCGTTTAGCGCGCGGCATCTGCTCTTTCCGGTGATGCCGCTCACGGCGAGCGCGGCGCGGATGCGCGCGGGCTTGCCGCCTTACGCGTGGGAGCCGCAGTTCGGCAGCTTCGTCGGTGTCCTGCGACGCGACGGCAGTGGCGAAGTCGACTGGTGGAGCGGGCCGGCGTGCTTTGTCTTTCACGTAATGAACGCATGGGAGGACGACGCTTGCATCTACATCGACGTGATGCAGTTCGATGCTCCGCCGGACTTCACATGGCCCGACGGCCGCGCGATCGACGGCGCCGGCCATGCGCGCCTGTGCCGCTGGACGCTCGACCGGCGCGGCCAGGAGCGCGTCTTCACGAGCACGATCATCGCCGATGTGAGCGGCGAATTTCCCCGCATCGACGAGCGTTTCGCCGGCAGGCCGTATCGTCATGGATGGCTGGCCGCGCATTCGGGCGATGACGATGGCGGCGGACTGTTCTCACAGATCACCCACGTCGATCATGCCAACCCGCGAGCGCTCGATAACTATCGACTCGCGGACGGCGACGCGACATCGGAGCCGGTCTTCGTAGCGCGCACGATCGACGCCGCGGAGGGCGACGGCTGGATCCTCGCCGTGGTGTATCGCGGTGCCGAGCAGCGCAGCGACCTGCTGGTGTTCGACGCGTTGCAGGTCGCGGCGGGACCGCTTGCCACGGTGGAGAATCCGCACCGCGTGCCGAACGGCTTTCACGGCAACTGGCTGGCGGCGCGCGATTAG
- a CDS encoding ATP-binding response regulator, producing the protein MVMPRESMRDVLERSRFAIRWGGALGLLCHPIYYVVWTYVLPQPYDNLSLRLSAALVCIPLIFQARWPKRFNHYLLIYWHCCLIYVLPFVCTFLAIRNSFSTMWMMTEVMMIFIMALCIDNPLLLMGCIGIGVFSGALAAVISSPVPIVVTAADQSNLALLPVVVLCSMAFSHAISKGRIFVEKNRALQALAGSIAHEMRNPLSQLRYVLDRVEEALPATMGSNRPLALTHDGNDRHDRNESAAGLYRHLAQGQLSIERGLRIIAMTLDEVSAKPIRPDFLTYLSATSTTRKALEEYGFGDEKERSKVRLVVREDFTFKVDETVYLFTLFNLIKNALHHIATHPAATLTLTIEQQSVMVRDTGPGIAPDMVSHLFEPFRTAGTSGGTGLGLAYCQRAMRAFGGSISCRSEVGKFTEFTLQFPVVPKSEIVDHERQIFERATPIFKGRRILVVDDDAGQRARACRALSKVGAHVSEAENGAIALTVLRESAPYDLVLMDINMPVLDGYTTAERIRAGHDYPSWNVLIAAYTAEPGTVVRVLARRAGMDEIISKSCSVLELITTLQALFENGNRHHPSQKSDAFSGKSILVADDDTYSRLVAKAYLERCGASVVEAEHGQAVLAHLQADGVIDAIVMDMNMPGMGGLETTASIRARADSYATVPIIALTSQSDIKAVQTCLAVGMNEVMIKPVQAGSLYACLARQFAQQRGSAVSTEADLSSTPAATPIGKLPIVTESELLDEKHLEELASLDLLDESFLNGIEQIRQLVARLATSVAASDLESTHGALHVLLGVSGNIGARALHQFARQIYPRVVEGEWPVETDWLARIGILSERSTDALQTYFATAKARREHRDFLSD; encoded by the coding sequence ATGGTAATGCCGCGCGAGAGCATGCGGGACGTGCTGGAACGAAGCCGGTTTGCAATACGATGGGGCGGCGCACTGGGCCTCCTGTGCCACCCCATCTACTACGTAGTCTGGACGTATGTCCTGCCACAGCCTTACGACAATCTCTCCCTTCGATTGAGTGCGGCGCTCGTCTGCATTCCATTGATTTTCCAGGCGCGCTGGCCAAAGCGGTTTAATCATTACCTGCTGATCTATTGGCATTGCTGCCTGATCTACGTCCTGCCATTCGTTTGCACATTCCTCGCGATCAGAAATTCATTCTCCACCATGTGGATGATGACCGAGGTCATGATGATCTTCATCATGGCGCTGTGCATCGACAATCCGCTTTTGCTGATGGGCTGCATCGGCATTGGCGTGTTTTCCGGGGCGCTTGCCGCGGTGATCAGTTCGCCGGTTCCGATTGTCGTGACTGCGGCCGATCAGTCGAATCTCGCCTTGCTGCCGGTCGTCGTCCTGTGCAGCATGGCCTTCAGCCATGCGATCAGTAAAGGACGCATCTTCGTCGAAAAGAACCGCGCGTTGCAGGCTCTCGCCGGTTCGATCGCGCATGAAATGCGCAATCCTCTCAGCCAGTTGCGCTACGTGCTGGATCGCGTGGAAGAAGCCCTGCCCGCGACGATGGGATCCAACCGGCCGCTGGCACTCACGCACGACGGGAACGACAGGCACGACAGGAACGAGAGCGCCGCGGGGCTGTATCGCCATCTCGCCCAAGGGCAGTTGTCGATCGAGCGCGGCCTGCGCATCATTGCCATGACGCTGGACGAGGTCAGCGCCAAACCCATTCGCCCGGACTTCCTCACTTATCTGAGCGCGACGAGTACCACGCGTAAGGCGCTGGAAGAATACGGCTTCGGCGACGAAAAGGAACGCAGCAAGGTCAGGCTCGTGGTGCGGGAAGACTTCACCTTCAAGGTCGACGAAACCGTTTATCTGTTCACCCTGTTCAACCTGATCAAGAACGCGCTGCATCACATCGCCACGCACCCGGCGGCCACGCTCACCCTGACGATCGAGCAGCAGTCGGTCATGGTTCGCGACACCGGTCCCGGCATTGCGCCCGACATGGTGTCGCATCTGTTCGAGCCCTTCCGTACGGCGGGCACTTCGGGTGGTACCGGGCTCGGACTCGCCTACTGCCAGCGCGCGATGCGCGCCTTCGGCGGCAGCATCAGTTGCCGCTCGGAAGTCGGCAAGTTCACGGAATTCACGCTGCAATTTCCCGTCGTCCCGAAGAGCGAAATCGTGGACCACGAGCGGCAGATTTTTGAACGCGCCACGCCGATCTTCAAAGGCAGACGCATTCTCGTCGTGGACGACGACGCCGGTCAGCGCGCGCGAGCCTGTCGTGCATTGTCGAAAGTGGGCGCGCACGTGAGCGAAGCGGAAAACGGCGCGATCGCATTGACCGTGCTCCGGGAGTCGGCTCCCTACGACCTCGTGTTGATGGACATCAACATGCCCGTTCTGGACGGCTACACGACCGCCGAGAGAATTCGCGCCGGCCACGACTATCCAAGCTGGAATGTCCTGATTGCCGCCTACACGGCCGAGCCCGGAACGGTGGTGCGCGTGCTCGCCCGACGCGCCGGCATGGACGAAATCATCAGCAAATCCTGCAGCGTGCTCGAATTGATCACGACGCTCCAGGCGCTCTTCGAAAACGGCAACCGCCACCATCCGAGCCAGAAATCCGACGCGTTCTCCGGCAAATCGATCCTCGTCGCGGACGACGACACCTACAGCCGGCTGGTGGCCAAAGCCTATCTGGAGCGATGCGGCGCGAGCGTCGTCGAGGCCGAGCATGGGCAGGCCGTGCTCGCGCATCTGCAGGCAGACGGCGTGATCGACGCCATCGTCATGGATATGAATATGCCGGGAATGGGCGGACTGGAAACGACCGCGTCGATTCGCGCCCGCGCCGACTCGTATGCCACCGTGCCGATCATCGCCTTGACCAGCCAGTCCGATATCAAGGCAGTCCAGACCTGTCTGGCAGTGGGTATGAACGAAGTCATGATCAAACCGGTGCAAGCCGGCTCGCTCTACGCGTGCCTTGCGCGGCAGTTTGCCCAGCAACGCGGCTCGGCCGTGTCGACAGAAGCCGACCTATCGTCGACGCCGGCGGCCACGCCGATCGGCAAGCTGCCAATCGTGACGGAAAGCGAACTGCTCGACGAGAAACACCTCGAAGAGTTGGCGTCGCTCGATCTGCTCGACGAATCGTTCCTCAACGGCATCGAGCAGATTCGCCAGCTGGTGGCGCGGCTTGCGACCAGTGTCGCGGCCAGCGACCTCGAATCGACGCACGGCGCGTTGCACGTCCTGCTTGGTGTCAGCGGCAATATCGGTGCAAGAGCGCTGCATCAGTTCGCACGGCAAATCTATCCGCGCGTGGTGGAAGGCGAATGGCCGGTGGAAACCGATTGGCTCGCGCGCATCGGCATCTTGAGCGAGCGTTCAACCGATGCGTTGCAGACGTATTTCGCTACGGCCAAGGCACGCCGCGAGCATCGGGATTTTCTGAGCGACTAG